The proteins below are encoded in one region of Shewanella algae:
- a CDS encoding M24 family metallopeptidase, producing the protein MSTGVGGSTPEQELAKLVDMTRDVTAVEAADFKTRQQNAQTLMQELGIDALYLNAGTNLYYFSGLRWYASERMVGAILPCRGELEYLAPAFELDTLKGFMLQPGAVNTWHEHQSPYELCRNVLERMGCLRPGAVLAIDESAPFFLFDGLREACPELAFVNGAKVSAQLRMHKSAAELRLIQRAMDMTLEVHKAAARILRPGISTAEVEDFIDKAHRAVGASGSYFCIVLFGEDSAYPHGVKSPKTLEPGDTVLIDTGCQLHGYNSDITRTYVFGTPSERQRQLWALEQAAQRAGFEAAALGAPCSGVDKAARAVLEGAGFGPGYQLPGLPHRTGHGIGLDIHEWPYLVDGDNTPLAVGMCFSNEPMLCVPGEFGVRHEDHFYMTAEGPRWFTQPAKSIDDPFAQG; encoded by the coding sequence ATGAGCACAGGCGTTGGTGGCTCAACCCCGGAGCAGGAGTTGGCAAAGCTGGTGGATATGACCCGGGATGTCACAGCGGTGGAAGCCGCCGACTTCAAAACCAGGCAACAAAATGCCCAGACGCTGATGCAAGAGTTGGGGATAGATGCCCTCTATCTCAATGCCGGCACCAATCTCTACTATTTCTCCGGCCTGCGTTGGTATGCCAGTGAGCGTATGGTAGGAGCGATTTTGCCCTGTCGTGGTGAGCTGGAATACCTGGCGCCGGCATTTGAACTCGACACCCTCAAGGGCTTTATGTTGCAGCCTGGAGCGGTTAACACCTGGCATGAGCACCAGAGTCCCTATGAGCTGTGCCGCAATGTGCTTGAGCGCATGGGCTGTCTGCGCCCGGGCGCCGTTCTGGCTATAGATGAATCTGCCCCTTTCTTTTTGTTTGATGGCCTGCGTGAGGCTTGCCCCGAGCTTGCCTTTGTCAACGGCGCCAAGGTTAGTGCCCAACTGCGAATGCATAAATCGGCCGCCGAGCTGAGGCTGATTCAGCGGGCGATGGATATGACGCTCGAAGTGCACAAGGCCGCCGCCAGAATATTACGCCCGGGGATCAGTACCGCCGAGGTGGAAGATTTTATCGACAAGGCCCATAGAGCCGTGGGGGCCAGTGGCTCCTATTTCTGCATAGTGCTCTTTGGTGAGGACAGTGCCTATCCCCATGGGGTCAAGTCGCCCAAGACGCTGGAGCCGGGTGACACTGTGTTGATAGACACTGGCTGTCAGCTGCATGGTTACAACTCGGATATTACCCGCACTTATGTATTTGGTACGCCAAGCGAGCGGCAGCGGCAATTGTGGGCGCTGGAACAGGCAGCGCAGAGGGCCGGTTTTGAAGCGGCGGCTTTAGGTGCGCCCTGCAGTGGTGTCGACAAGGCGGCCAGAGCCGTGTTGGAAGGGGCCGGTTTCGGGCCCGGATATCAACTGCCGGGACTGCCCCATAGAACTGGCCACGGCATAGGCTTGGATATTCATGAGTGGCCCTACCTGGTTGATGGCGACAATACCCCACTGGCCGTTGGTATGTGTTTTTCCAATGAGCCCATGCTTTGTGTGCCCGGCGAGTTCGGCGTTCGCCATGAAGATCACTTCTATATGACGGCAGAGGGGCCACGCTGGTTTACCCAGCCGGCCAAGTCGATTGACGATCCCTTCGCGCAGGGTTAA
- a CDS encoding TetR/AcrR family transcriptional regulator, with the protein MDKVSQLLAGAFELFYRESVHGVGINQILAEAGIAKKTLYHHFEGKEALVLAVVRYRDQLFFDWLNQRLEAAQTPTELVHELFNALDDWFNSRVESLSQFRGCFFINTAAEYPSPEHPVNRLCREHKARVQNELEQKLSSWLGSEHARELAGQLCLIKEGTIVSAQLVSRQYAAERGRKLALGLLD; encoded by the coding sequence ATGGACAAGGTTTCCCAACTGCTTGCCGGCGCCTTTGAACTCTTTTATCGAGAGAGTGTGCATGGGGTGGGCATCAATCAAATTCTGGCCGAGGCCGGCATAGCCAAGAAGACCCTTTATCATCATTTCGAGGGGAAGGAGGCCCTGGTGCTGGCCGTGGTGCGTTATCGCGATCAGCTGTTTTTTGACTGGTTGAATCAAAGGCTGGAGGCGGCGCAAACGCCGACGGAGCTGGTCCATGAGCTGTTTAACGCCCTGGATGATTGGTTCAACAGCCGGGTTGAGTCCCTGAGCCAGTTTCGCGGCTGTTTCTTTATCAATACCGCCGCCGAGTATCCCTCACCCGAGCATCCGGTAAATCGTCTCTGCCGTGAGCATAAGGCCAGGGTTCAAAATGAGCTTGAGCAGAAATTGTCGTCTTGGCTTGGCAGCGAGCACGCTCGTGAGTTGGCCGGGCAGCTGTGTTTGATTAAAGAGGGGACGATAGTCTCGGCCCAGCTCGTCAGCCGGCAGTATGCTGCCGAGCGCGGCCGCAAGCTGGCACTTGGCTTACTTGATTGA
- a CDS encoding hotdog fold domain-containing protein: MSKTANSTLNLYHKCKRLPFGNKIFSLLVSRMAPYFGSIKPIISQLEPNYCECLLRKRRAVENHIGTVHVIAICNGLEMAMGVMAEASIPPHLRWIPKGMTLDYTAKAGSDIRCVAKVDANAWQPGDLDVEVLAYDSNDILVVKGSIRLWISAKPAKNASEKGS; this comes from the coding sequence ATGAGTAAAACCGCCAATTCGACCCTGAACTTGTATCACAAATGCAAGCGCCTGCCCTTTGGCAATAAGATATTCTCCTTGCTGGTCAGCCGGATGGCGCCCTACTTTGGCAGTATCAAGCCGATAATCAGTCAGTTGGAGCCCAACTACTGTGAATGCCTGCTGCGTAAACGCCGCGCAGTGGAGAATCACATAGGTACAGTACATGTCATTGCCATCTGCAACGGCCTAGAAATGGCGATGGGAGTCATGGCCGAGGCTTCAATACCACCTCATCTACGCTGGATCCCCAAGGGCATGACGCTGGATTACACCGCCAAGGCCGGCAGCGATATCCGCTGTGTGGCCAAGGTTGATGCCAATGCCTGGCAGCCGGGGGATCTCGATGTCGAGGTGCTCGCCTATGACAGCAATGATATCCTGGTGGTCAAGGGCAGTATCAGGCTCTGGATCTCGGCCAAGCCGGCCAAAAACGCGTCCGAGAAGGGATCATAA
- a CDS encoding HPP family protein: protein MDNTPPLTATPAAKTTAQAATNRWQAAAWATLGAGSCIGLLAGLQEMLTQNLSWSLLLMAPFGATMVLLYALPQSPLAQPKNIFFGHLLTCALGLLLLHTLGVSPLTLGLGTGLGVGLMMLTNTTHPPAGANPLLVMLAGADWQFLLTPVVSGLLLILAFGWAYHKSLYIKGISKHNWPKTN, encoded by the coding sequence ATGGACAACACACCTCCCCTGACTGCAACACCTGCTGCAAAAACCACAGCCCAAGCGGCGACAAACCGTTGGCAGGCTGCCGCCTGGGCCACACTGGGCGCCGGAAGCTGTATTGGATTACTGGCGGGATTACAGGAGATGCTGACACAGAATCTGAGCTGGAGTCTGCTGCTGATGGCACCATTCGGTGCCACTATGGTGTTGCTCTACGCCCTGCCCCAAAGCCCGCTGGCGCAGCCGAAAAACATCTTCTTCGGCCACCTGCTCACCTGCGCTCTGGGACTCTTGTTATTGCACACCTTGGGAGTGTCGCCGCTGACACTGGGGTTGGGAACCGGCCTCGGGGTCGGCCTGATGATGTTGACCAATACCACTCATCCACCGGCCGGTGCCAACCCCTTGCTGGTGATGCTGGCCGGGGCCGACTGGCAGTTTTTGCTAACGCCTGTGGTTTCGGGGTTGCTGCTGATCCTCGCTTTCGGTTGGGCCTATCACAAGAGCCTGTATATCAAGGGGATCAGCAAGCATAACTGGCCTAAAACCAACTGA
- a CDS encoding YbgA family protein, which yields MYKFEPQRIQLGISACLLGQQVRFDGGHKNSVYCQQELRQHFDFVPVCPEMAIGMGAPRKSIRQVRRGDEIRIQSRDASLDVTESLQSFSEQKVAELGFLSGYLLCAKSPTCGMERVTVYKEGSDQGNRSGIGVFAKALMQRWPQLPVEEEGRLNDLVIRENFFTRVYAFHDWQCLLHSGLSLHKLTQFHARYKYLLLAHSPAHYRQLGPLLADGGEDLQETARRYFEGFMEALKNKASRRNHTSALQHIQGYFKQKLTKAQKAELSQAIDEYRQGLQPLLVPLTLIKHYLREHPQPYIAAQVYLNPHPQELKLRYAY from the coding sequence ATGTACAAGTTTGAGCCGCAGCGAATTCAACTGGGTATCAGTGCCTGCCTGTTGGGGCAGCAGGTGCGTTTTGACGGTGGTCATAAGAATTCTGTCTATTGCCAGCAGGAGCTTAGGCAGCATTTTGACTTTGTGCCAGTCTGTCCTGAGATGGCGATAGGTATGGGCGCGCCACGCAAGAGCATACGTCAGGTGCGCCGCGGTGATGAGATCCGGATCCAGAGCCGTGATGCCAGCTTGGATGTAACCGAGAGCCTGCAAAGTTTCAGTGAGCAAAAAGTCGCTGAATTGGGATTTTTAAGTGGCTATCTGCTTTGTGCCAAATCACCTACCTGCGGCATGGAACGGGTCACTGTCTACAAGGAAGGCAGTGATCAGGGGAATCGCAGCGGCATAGGTGTGTTCGCCAAGGCCCTGATGCAACGCTGGCCACAACTGCCGGTTGAAGAAGAGGGGCGCTTGAACGATTTGGTGATCAGGGAAAACTTTTTCACCCGGGTGTATGCCTTCCACGACTGGCAGTGTCTGCTGCACTCCGGCTTGAGCCTGCATAAATTGACCCAATTTCATGCCAGATACAAATACCTCTTGTTGGCTCACAGTCCGGCTCATTATCGCCAACTTGGCCCCTTGCTGGCTGACGGTGGTGAAGACTTGCAGGAAACTGCCCGGCGTTACTTTGAAGGCTTTATGGAGGCGCTGAAAAACAAGGCCAGTCGCCGCAATCACACCAGCGCGCTGCAGCATATTCAGGGCTATTTCAAACAAAAACTGACCAAGGCACAGAAGGCTGAGCTCAGTCAGGCGATAGATGAATATCGTCAGGGGCTGCAACCTCTGTTGGTGCCGCTGACATTGATTAAACATTACTTGAGGGAGCATCCGCAGCCGTATATTGCGGCCCAGGTTTATCTCAACCCTCATCCACAGGAGTTAAAACTGCGTTATGCCTACTGA
- a CDS encoding DUF1294 domain-containing protein, with translation MKYKGKVSHWQDDKGFGFINPNDGSERVFLHIKSLSLSGRRPQVGDVLTFDITLDDQGRRQAKQAFFPEDRGRLKQKQRQQNKRSSHESFVGKLTVLFALLLLALVALGKLPLLVPVWYLLLSLLCYWLYASDKKAAETGRWRTKESTLQLTGLLGGWPGALLARYQFRHKTSKTSFRLLFWCCVGLNLLALGAALKLGWLALLPEIAF, from the coding sequence ATGAAGTACAAAGGAAAAGTCAGCCATTGGCAGGACGATAAAGGTTTTGGGTTTATCAACCCCAATGACGGCAGTGAACGGGTATTTCTGCACATTAAGTCACTGAGCCTGAGCGGTCGCAGGCCACAAGTGGGCGACGTACTGACCTTTGACATCACACTGGATGACCAGGGCCGGCGCCAGGCAAAACAGGCCTTCTTTCCCGAGGACAGGGGCAGACTCAAACAAAAACAGCGTCAGCAGAATAAGCGCAGCAGTCACGAGTCTTTCGTCGGTAAGCTCACAGTCCTGTTTGCCCTGCTGCTACTGGCTTTAGTGGCACTGGGTAAGCTGCCGCTCTTGGTGCCCGTCTGGTATCTGCTGCTGAGCCTTCTCTGTTATTGGCTCTATGCCAGTGATAAAAAGGCCGCCGAAACTGGCCGCTGGCGCACCAAGGAGTCGACCCTGCAACTGACCGGTTTGCTCGGTGGCTGGCCTGGCGCTTTGCTGGCACGCTACCAGTTTCGCCATAAGACCAGTAAAACAAGTTTCAGACTCCTGTTCTGGTGCTGTGTCGGCCTCAACCTGTTGGCGCTTGGCGCCGCCCTTAAGCTGGGATGGCTGGCACTGCTGCCCGAGATAGCCTTTTAA
- a CDS encoding short-chain fatty acid transporter produces the protein MLNRASRPLVKLVDKYLPDPYIFVLLLTLLVFAAAMLGQQKTPVEVLGYWGSGFWNLLSFSMQMLLVLVAGFMLASSPPVKKLLDAIASLARSAPQAIILVTLVSLAASWLNWGFGLVVGALFAKALARRVKVDYRLLVASAYSGFVVWHGGLAGSVPLTVATPGHFAEAQIGIIPTSETIFADFNLLLLALLFIIMPLVNRFMLPDDKESVIVDPALLEDAAPTQNENKRPADYLENSRILGILVGLCGLGYLGYWFFVQGGSLNLNIVNFLFLFLAITLHQTPRSLLVSLNEAIKGGAGIVIQFPFYAGIMAVMVQSGLAQSISSGFVAIASAESLPFWSFISAGVVNIFVPSGGGQWAVQAPIMLPAAEALGADVARVAMAVAWGDAWTNLIQPFWALPVLAIAGLKARDIMGFCLMQLLITGVVISVALSWF, from the coding sequence ATGCTCAATCGCGCCTCCCGGCCACTGGTCAAGCTGGTGGATAAGTATCTGCCCGATCCCTATATCTTTGTGCTCCTGCTTACTCTGTTGGTGTTTGCTGCCGCCATGCTCGGCCAGCAAAAGACACCGGTAGAAGTGCTGGGTTATTGGGGCAGTGGTTTTTGGAACCTGCTCAGTTTCTCGATGCAGATGTTGTTGGTGCTGGTCGCCGGTTTTATGCTGGCCAGCTCTCCGCCGGTGAAGAAGCTGCTGGACGCCATAGCGTCTCTGGCCCGTAGTGCGCCGCAGGCTATCATACTGGTGACCTTGGTCTCCTTGGCGGCCAGTTGGCTCAACTGGGGGTTCGGTTTGGTGGTCGGTGCCCTGTTTGCCAAGGCGTTGGCGCGCCGGGTCAAGGTGGATTACCGTTTGCTGGTAGCCAGTGCCTATTCGGGCTTTGTGGTCTGGCACGGCGGCTTGGCGGGCTCAGTGCCTTTGACAGTGGCCACACCAGGACATTTTGCCGAGGCGCAGATAGGCATTATTCCTACCTCGGAAACCATTTTTGCCGACTTTAATCTGCTGCTACTTGCCTTGCTGTTTATCATAATGCCGCTGGTCAATCGCTTTATGCTGCCGGATGACAAAGAGTCTGTGATAGTCGATCCTGCGCTGCTCGAGGATGCTGCGCCGACTCAGAATGAGAACAAACGCCCGGCCGACTATCTGGAGAACAGCCGGATACTCGGGATCCTGGTGGGCCTGTGTGGTCTGGGGTATCTGGGGTATTGGTTCTTTGTTCAGGGGGGCAGTCTCAACCTCAACATAGTCAACTTCCTGTTTCTGTTTCTGGCGATAACCTTGCACCAGACGCCACGCAGTCTGCTGGTCAGTCTCAATGAGGCGATAAAGGGCGGCGCCGGGATAGTGATCCAGTTTCCCTTTTACGCCGGCATCATGGCGGTGATGGTGCAGTCCGGGCTGGCACAGAGTATCTCTTCGGGTTTTGTTGCCATTGCCAGCGCCGAGTCACTGCCATTCTGGAGCTTTATCAGCGCCGGGGTGGTGAATATCTTCGTGCCGTCCGGTGGCGGCCAGTGGGCGGTACAGGCACCTATCATGTTGCCGGCCGCCGAGGCACTTGGCGCCGATGTCGCCAGAGTCGCCATGGCGGTGGCTTGGGGGGATGCCTGGACCAACCTGATCCAGCCTTTTTGGGCGCTGCCTGTGTTGGCCATTGCCGGGCTCAAGGCCCGGGATATCATGGGTTTTTGCCTGATGCAGTTGCTGATCACCGGCGTGGTGATAAGTGTTGCCCTCAGTTGGTTTTAG
- a CDS encoding DUF368 domain-containing protein → MKFLLTYLKGLAMGAADVVPGVSGGTIAFITGIYDTLLESIRRINPSLWGIIRRDGIKAAFAHINGAFLLSLLAGILSSILSLAKLISYLLAHHPIPVWSFFFGLILISVVHMLRQVKGGFSLPRLLIFALGVAFAWGITVLSPVELEASYFNIFVGGAIAICAMILPGISGSFILLLLGLYPAVLAAAKNIQLDILGCFAVGAVIGILSFSHLLSALLRRFHDATLIFLTGLMLGTLGKIWPWKQTLSWRTNSHGEQVPLVQQNLSPFDFEQLTQQPHQLGLALLCAAAGIGLVLLVERLGADKQ, encoded by the coding sequence GTGAAATTTCTGTTGACCTACCTCAAGGGGCTGGCCATGGGGGCCGCCGATGTGGTGCCCGGCGTTTCCGGGGGAACCATAGCCTTTATTACCGGCATCTATGACACCCTGCTGGAAAGTATTCGCCGTATCAATCCCAGTCTTTGGGGCATTATACGCCGCGACGGGATCAAGGCGGCGTTTGCACATATCAATGGCGCCTTTTTGTTGAGTCTGTTGGCGGGGATCCTCAGTAGTATTCTGAGTCTGGCCAAGCTTATCTCTTACCTGCTGGCACATCATCCTATTCCTGTATGGTCATTCTTTTTCGGGCTGATCCTTATCTCTGTGGTGCATATGTTGCGCCAGGTCAAGGGCGGTTTTTCACTGCCACGGCTACTGATTTTTGCACTGGGAGTGGCCTTTGCCTGGGGCATTACCGTGCTGAGCCCGGTTGAGTTGGAGGCCAGCTACTTTAATATTTTTGTTGGCGGTGCCATTGCCATATGCGCCATGATACTGCCAGGGATATCCGGCAGCTTTATCCTCTTGCTATTGGGTCTGTATCCGGCTGTGCTGGCGGCGGCCAAGAATATCCAGTTGGATATTCTCGGCTGTTTTGCTGTCGGTGCCGTGATAGGTATCCTGAGTTTCAGCCATCTGCTGTCTGCTTTGCTGCGGCGCTTTCACGATGCCACCCTTATCTTCCTTACCGGGCTTATGCTGGGGACGCTGGGCAAGATCTGGCCCTGGAAACAGACGCTGAGCTGGCGCACCAATTCCCATGGTGAGCAGGTACCCCTGGTGCAGCAAAACCTGTCTCCCTTTGACTTTGAGCAACTGACACAGCAGCCGCATCAGTTGGGGTTGGCGCTCTTGTGTGCCGCCGCCGGAATTGGCCTGGTACTCCTGGTTGAGCGCCTGGGGGCCGACAAGCAATAA
- a CDS encoding FKBP-type peptidyl-prolyl cis-trans isomerase: protein MRMLLAVVVIAAVIFYFFTTMNGQKLAKENIAKGEVFLEANKHKEGVVTTDSGLQYQLLQKGQGQVHPGPKDKVTVHYHGTLIDGTVFDSSVDRGEPIAFPLNQVIKGWTEGVQLMTEGDKMRFFIPSSLGYGNRSAGSIPPGSVLIFDVELLKIN from the coding sequence ATGAGAATGTTGCTTGCCGTGGTGGTTATCGCCGCAGTTATTTTTTACTTTTTCACCACCATGAATGGCCAAAAACTGGCAAAAGAGAATATTGCCAAGGGCGAGGTATTTCTTGAGGCCAATAAGCATAAAGAGGGTGTGGTCACCACAGACTCAGGGCTGCAGTATCAGTTGCTGCAGAAGGGACAAGGCCAGGTTCATCCGGGTCCCAAGGATAAGGTGACAGTGCACTACCATGGCACCCTGATTGACGGCACTGTGTTTGACAGCTCGGTCGATCGCGGCGAGCCCATCGCCTTTCCACTCAATCAGGTGATCAAGGGCTGGACCGAAGGGGTTCAGTTGATGACAGAAGGCGACAAGATGCGCTTCTTTATACCCAGCAGCCTGGGCTACGGCAATCGCTCTGCCGGCTCCATCCCGCCGGGTTCGGTACTGATTTTTGATGTGGAATTACTCAAGATCAACTAA
- a CDS encoding MFS transporter, protein MPLNVWVLMLAQAFAMSATPIMVLLGGIIGAELSPVPSLSTLPIAMMVVGVAVAIVPINILMQRLGRRRVFIGGALLTSVAGAMAALSVWYAQFWGFCGSGLLLGCGGAIIQQYRFAAMESVAPTLSAKAASRVLLGGLLAAFLGPELALLAKDILPVTYTGAFLMVTLVGVLALACLLFYQDEGPVLKASKVESMDIRPLPIILRQSRLWVACGAAVIGYALMSFIMTATPVHMHHIEHHSLEDTKWVIQSHVIAMYLPSLISGYLIARLGHTRIMLAGLALYCLTLALALAGRDLLNYWSALVMLGVGWNFLFVAGTSLLPGCYRPEERFTVQSFNDSLVFGSQALASLGAGWVIYQLGWQLLLVICIPAIATQLILIAWWKLSKSKALQITEP, encoded by the coding sequence ATGCCGCTAAATGTTTGGGTGTTGATGTTGGCGCAGGCCTTTGCCATGAGTGCCACACCTATCATGGTATTGCTCGGAGGCATCATAGGGGCAGAGCTGAGCCCGGTTCCCTCGCTGTCGACACTGCCTATCGCCATGATGGTAGTCGGAGTCGCTGTAGCGATTGTGCCCATCAATATCTTGATGCAGCGTTTGGGTCGGCGACGGGTATTTATCGGTGGCGCCCTGCTGACCAGTGTGGCCGGCGCTATGGCGGCGCTTAGTGTTTGGTATGCCCAGTTCTGGGGATTTTGTGGCAGTGGTCTGCTGCTCGGATGCGGCGGCGCCATTATTCAGCAATACCGTTTTGCCGCCATGGAGTCAGTGGCGCCGACTCTGTCTGCCAAGGCAGCCAGCCGGGTGTTGCTTGGTGGTTTACTCGCCGCCTTCCTCGGGCCAGAACTGGCCTTGCTGGCCAAGGATATTTTGCCGGTAACCTACACAGGTGCATTTTTGATGGTGACTCTGGTCGGTGTGCTGGCGCTGGCCTGCCTGCTGTTTTATCAAGATGAAGGCCCAGTGCTCAAAGCCTCCAAGGTTGAGAGTATGGATATTCGGCCATTGCCAATTATTTTGCGTCAAAGCCGACTCTGGGTTGCCTGCGGCGCCGCAGTTATAGGCTACGCCTTGATGAGTTTTATCATGACGGCGACCCCGGTACATATGCATCACATAGAGCATCACAGCCTGGAGGATACCAAGTGGGTGATCCAGAGTCATGTGATTGCCATGTATCTGCCCTCGCTGATAAGTGGCTACCTGATAGCCCGCTTGGGTCACACCCGCATCATGTTGGCCGGGCTGGCGCTTTACTGCCTGACCTTGGCTCTGGCGCTGGCGGGGCGTGACCTGCTCAACTATTGGAGTGCGCTGGTGATGTTGGGTGTGGGTTGGAACTTCCTGTTTGTTGCCGGCACTTCGCTGCTGCCTGGCTGTTATCGCCCCGAAGAGAGATTCACTGTGCAGTCTTTCAACGATTCTCTGGTATTTGGCTCTCAGGCGTTGGCCTCTCTGGGGGCCGGCTGGGTCATTTATCAGCTCGGCTGGCAACTGCTGCTGGTGATCTGTATTCCCGCCATTGCGACCCAACTTATCCTGATAGCATGGTGGAAGTTAAGTAAAAGCAAAGCGTTACAAATAACAGAACCTTGA
- a CDS encoding DUF418 domain-containing protein — protein sequence MQGQPVKISHNPNIDAVRGLAVLGIFFLNVSFMGVTLYGYAPFPEFHLTDAITETLSNFLLEGRFLSLFSMLFGVGLYIQQQNFLARGLEPFPLIRSRLLWLMLFGALHSLFIWPGDILLTYSICGFLAWHYRNLEIEAQQRRALLFIAIGTLAYGLMILLPGDATWIRGNVLFNEQYSAWTGSYGEQLLMHLFMTLLMLISLPFTLLWFVSGVMLLGISLYRRGLFDQGLPQGKLGKLLALSLLLSLADTILSLQSRPKLVMLSDILVMLSAIPMAIIYAHLLVKFGRRLPWLPRRLQAVGRIPLSLYILQSCFGIWLFRHQAPELLLTLERIDYLAIALGYALVQIILAGCYLKFFNQGPLEWLWRRLAFGNKPINNATNTHESNT from the coding sequence ATGCAGGGACAGCCGGTCAAAATCAGTCACAACCCCAATATCGATGCCGTCAGAGGGCTGGCAGTATTGGGGATATTCTTTCTCAATGTCAGTTTTATGGGCGTCACCTTATATGGTTATGCGCCTTTTCCCGAGTTTCATTTAACCGATGCCATTACCGAAACCCTGAGTAATTTTCTGCTGGAAGGGCGCTTCCTCAGCCTGTTTTCCATGCTCTTCGGTGTCGGCCTCTATATTCAACAACAGAATTTCCTCGCCAGAGGATTGGAGCCCTTCCCCTTAATCCGCTCACGCTTACTCTGGCTGATGCTCTTTGGGGCGCTGCACAGCCTGTTTATCTGGCCGGGGGATATCCTGCTCACCTATAGCATTTGTGGCTTCCTCGCCTGGCATTATCGTAACCTGGAGATTGAAGCACAGCAAAGGCGGGCACTGCTCTTTATCGCCATCGGCACCCTGGCCTATGGTTTGATGATCTTGCTGCCGGGTGATGCAACCTGGATCCGCGGCAACGTCCTCTTCAATGAACAATACAGCGCCTGGACCGGCAGCTATGGCGAGCAGTTGCTGATGCACCTGTTTATGACCTTGTTGATGCTGATTTCCCTGCCATTTACTCTGCTGTGGTTTGTCAGCGGTGTGATGCTGCTGGGGATTAGCCTATATCGTCGCGGGCTGTTTGACCAAGGTTTACCCCAGGGCAAATTGGGGAAATTGCTGGCACTGAGCTTGCTGCTGTCGCTGGCGGACACGATTCTCAGCCTGCAATCCCGCCCCAAACTGGTGATGCTTTCCGATATTCTGGTCATGCTGAGCGCCATTCCCATGGCTATCATCTATGCTCATCTGTTGGTTAAGTTCGGCCGGCGACTGCCATGGCTGCCAAGACGCCTGCAGGCGGTTGGCCGGATCCCCTTGAGCCTGTATATTTTGCAGTCCTGTTTTGGGATCTGGCTGTTTCGCCATCAGGCGCCCGAGTTACTGCTGACACTCGAGCGCATAGACTACCTGGCCATAGCCTTGGGTTATGCCTTGGTTCAGATAATACTGGCCGGCTGCTACCTTAAGTTCTTCAACCAAGGACCGCTGGAATGGCTCTGGCGCCGTCTGGCCTTTGGCAATAAGCCAATCAATAACGCCACGAATACTCACGAGTCAAATACATGA
- a CDS encoding ROK family protein, translating to MSTLTIEVGTETALFQLRQGETTEQYKIPTGESFTIADLNRQLAELESDYGLANYRLALAFPGMVRDNQLISCRALPALVGLNPEKLSSRGELVAISNDIHAGLHAIASVKHQCELLVMCGTGIGMSLALNGRVFSGANGLAGELGACRVMTESGEFSLEQLASGESVRRRRLRNPVELYRAGAYLGMGIAWAVNLLNPQKLWLAGNMLANADYYKGCVSGVKDLAVPATVSQCQISRVDDMETLVCRGLQVMLMQQA from the coding sequence ATGTCGACATTAACGATCGAAGTGGGGACTGAAACCGCGCTGTTTCAGCTGCGGCAAGGGGAAACAACAGAACAATATAAAATCCCCACCGGAGAGAGTTTCACCATAGCAGATCTCAATCGGCAATTGGCTGAACTTGAATCTGATTATGGGCTTGCAAACTACCGTCTGGCTCTGGCCTTCCCCGGCATGGTGCGAGACAACCAACTAATATCCTGTCGTGCCTTGCCGGCGCTGGTGGGGCTCAACCCGGAAAAACTCAGCAGCCGTGGTGAACTGGTGGCTATCAGCAATGATATCCACGCCGGTCTGCACGCCATTGCCAGCGTAAAACACCAGTGCGAACTCTTGGTGATGTGTGGCACAGGGATCGGCATGTCACTGGCGCTCAACGGCCGGGTGTTCAGCGGTGCCAATGGTCTGGCCGGTGAGCTTGGGGCTTGCCGGGTGATGACGGAGTCGGGGGAATTCAGCCTCGAACAGTTGGCCAGCGGCGAGTCGGTGCGGCGTCGACGCTTGCGCAACCCGGTAGAACTCTACCGCGCCGGGGCCTATCTGGGGATGGGCATTGCCTGGGCGGTTAACCTGCTCAATCCGCAAAAACTCTGGCTCGCCGGTAACATGTTGGCCAATGCTGACTACTACAAGGGCTGTGTCAGCGGTGTTAAAGACTTGGCGGTTCCTGCCACTGTCAGTCAGTGTCAGATAAGTCGGGTCGACGATATGGAGACCTTGGTCTGCCGCGGCCTGCAAGTAATGCTGATGCAACAGGCCTGA